In a single window of the Solea solea chromosome 14, fSolSol10.1, whole genome shotgun sequence genome:
- the p2ry4 gene encoding P2Y purinoceptor 4 has translation MMKTLLGGPDAHNHSTAFISVFNSSCRFDEEFKYILLPVSYSLVFVVGFVLNATALWIFLKMRPWNPSTVFMFHLALSDFLYVVSLPTLIYYYANRSHWPFGVAACKIVRFLFYANLYCSILLLTCISLHRYLGICHPIKALTLVKPRHAHLVCGMVWCVVTVCLVPNLIFVTTSRRDNDTLCHDTTSQQAFEEYVDYSSVVMVLLFGVPFTVIVVCYYLMARTLCRPRHGLSAGRQSSASRQKSIKLIIVVLVVFAVSFVPFHITRTLYYTSRVLRRDCRYLNIVNFTYKITRPLASVNSCIDPILYFLAGDHYRSKMKYVLTGRKQAVNSQTPEQPQRQLNSNHDIAMVYSNTVCSVLCSAHPCFK, from the coding sequence ATGATGAAGACTCTCCTCGGCGGCCCCGACGCACACAACCACTCCACCGCGTTCATCTCCGTCTTCAACTCTAGCTGCCGCTTCGACGAAGAGTTCAAATACATCCTGCTGCCTGTGTCGTACAGTCTTGTGTTCGTGGTCGGCTTCGTGCTTAACGCCACGGCTCTGTGGATCTTCCTAAAGATGCGTCCGTGGAACCCGAGCACAGTGTTCATGTTCCACCTCGCCCTGTCCGACTTCCTGTACGTCGTCTCCCTGCCCACGCTCATCTACTACTACGCCAACCGCAGCCATTGGCCCTTCGGCGTGGCCGCCTGCAAAATTGTGCGCTTCCTCTTCTATGCCAACCTCTACTgcagcatcctcctcctcacctgcatCAGTTTGCACCGTTACCTGGGCATCTGCCACCCCATCAAGGCGCTGACTCTGGTGAAGCCCCGCCACGCGCACCTGGTGTGTGGCATGGTGTGGTGTGTGGTGACCGTGTGCTTGGTGCCCAACCTCATCTTTGTCACCACGTCCAGGAGGGACAATGACACGCTGTGCCACGACACAACAAGCCAGCAGGCCTTTGAGGAGTACGTGGACTACAGCTCTGTCGTCATGGTGCTCCTCTTTGGTGTCCCGTTCACGGTCATCGTGGTGTGCTACTACCTGATGGCGCGGACCCTGTGCCGGCCCCGGCACGGCTTATCAGCTGGCCGGCAGAGCAGCGCCTCACGCCAGAAGTCCATCAAGCTCATCAttgtggtgttggtggtgttcGCCGTGAGCTTCGTGCCATTTCACATCACGCGGACTCTGTACTACACCTCGCGCGTGCTACGGCGCGACTGCAGATACCTGAATATTGTCAACTTTACGTACAAAATCACCAGGCCGCTGGCCAGCGTCAACAGCTGCATTGACCCCATCCTATATTTCTTAGCTGGGGATCACTATCGCTCCAAAATGAAGTATGTCCTTACGGGCAGAAAACAGGCGGTGAACAGTCAAACGCCGGAGCAGCCGCAGAGGCAGCTGAACAGTAACCATGACATCGCCATGGTCTACTCTAACACAGTGTGCAGTGTCCTGTGCAGTGCCCACCcttgcttcaagtaa